The Panicum hallii strain FIL2 chromosome 9, PHallii_v3.1, whole genome shotgun sequence genome has a window encoding:
- the LOC112876280 gene encoding uncharacterized protein LOC112876280 has product MARQQLKVWPSSWVSAAADTASWCLALSLVALLLVCSLGAGSAGAGEEAMPQVRGAALSARPCEEIYVVAEGETLHSISDKCGDPYILEKNPHVHDPDDVFPGLVLKIITPSKPR; this is encoded by the coding sequence ATGGCGAGGCAGCAGCTGAAGGTGTGGCCTTCTTCGTGGgtgtcggcggcggcggacacGGCGTCGTGGTGCTTGGCGCTGTCGCTGGTGGCGCTGCTGCTGGTGTGCTCGCTCGGCGCCGGCagcgcgggagcaggggaggAGGCTATGCCGCAGgtgcgcggcgcggcgctgtCGGCGCGGCCGTGCGAGGAGATCTACGTGGTGGCGGAGGGCGAGACGCTGCACAGCATCAGCGACAAGTGCGGCGACCCCTACATCCTGGAGAAGAACCCGCATGTCCACGACCCCGACGACGTCTTCCCCGGACTCGTCCTCAAGATCATCACGCCATCCAAGCCCAGGTAG